In Actinomadura citrea, a single window of DNA contains:
- the mshC gene encoding cysteine--1-D-myo-inosityl 2-amino-2-deoxy-alpha-D-glucopyranoside ligase, which yields MRSWPASEVPSLSDAGLPAATRPLSLHDTGTGTTRPTSPGDTARMYVCGITPYDATHLGHASTYLAFDLVNRVWRDLGHRVHYVQNATDVDDPLLERAQQTGEDWRALADREIQLFRDDMTALRVLPPDRYVGAVEAIPLIIEMIEKLRGRDAAYELDGDVYFPIASDPAFGQVSRLTREEMAPLFAERGGDPDRTGKRDPLDALLWMARRPGEPGWDSPFGEGRPGWHVECSAISIEYLGMAFDVEGGGSDLAFPHHEMGASHAQVATGERPHARAYVHAGMVGLDGEKMSKSRGNLVFVSRLRESGADPMAIRTALLAHHYRSDWEWTPDALDEAAARLGRWRAAAARPSGPPAAPLAAAVRAGLADDLDTPAALAAVDAWASADGDDEAAPAQAAAIVDALLGIAL from the coding sequence ATGCGATCGTGGCCCGCCTCCGAAGTCCCCAGCCTGTCCGACGCGGGACTGCCCGCCGCGACCCGGCCCCTCAGCCTGCACGACACCGGCACCGGGACGACGCGCCCCACGTCCCCCGGCGACACGGCCCGGATGTACGTGTGCGGGATCACCCCCTACGACGCGACGCACCTCGGCCACGCCAGCACCTACCTGGCCTTCGACCTCGTCAACCGGGTGTGGCGGGACCTCGGCCACCGGGTCCACTACGTCCAGAACGCCACCGACGTCGACGACCCGCTGCTGGAACGTGCCCAGCAGACCGGGGAGGACTGGCGCGCGCTCGCCGACCGGGAGATCCAGCTCTTCCGCGACGACATGACCGCGCTGCGCGTCCTGCCGCCCGACCGCTACGTCGGCGCGGTCGAGGCGATCCCGCTGATCATCGAGATGATCGAGAAGCTGCGCGGCCGGGACGCCGCCTACGAGCTGGACGGCGACGTCTACTTCCCCATCGCCTCCGACCCGGCGTTCGGCCAGGTCAGCCGGCTGACGCGGGAGGAGATGGCGCCGCTGTTCGCCGAGCGCGGGGGCGACCCGGACCGAACCGGCAAGCGCGACCCCCTCGACGCGCTGCTGTGGATGGCGCGGCGCCCCGGCGAGCCCGGCTGGGACTCACCGTTCGGGGAGGGCCGGCCCGGCTGGCACGTGGAGTGCTCGGCGATCTCCATCGAGTACCTCGGCATGGCGTTCGACGTCGAGGGCGGCGGCTCGGACCTGGCGTTCCCGCACCACGAGATGGGCGCCTCGCACGCGCAGGTCGCCACGGGGGAGCGGCCGCACGCCCGCGCCTACGTGCACGCCGGCATGGTCGGCCTGGACGGCGAGAAGATGTCCAAGTCGCGCGGCAACCTCGTGTTCGTGTCGAGGCTGCGGGAGTCCGGCGCCGACCCGATGGCGATCCGGACGGCGCTGCTGGCCCACCACTACCGCTCCGACTGGGAGTGGACCCCGGACGCCCTCGACGAGGCGGCCGCCCGCCTCGGCCGCTGGCGCGCCGCCGCGGCCCGCCCGTCCGGCCCGCCCGCCGCCCCGCTGGCCGCCGCGGTCCGCGCGGGCCTGGCCGACGACCTGGACACCCCGGCCGCGCTGGCGGCCGTGGACGCCTGGGCCTCCGCCGACGGCGACGACGAGGCCGCGCCGGCCCAGGCCGCCGCCATCGTCGACGCCCTCCTCGGCATCGCACTCTGA
- a CDS encoding ABC transporter permease, with protein sequence MARFALRRLLYAVVVLWLAATLVFVFLHVSPVPVERVIGGPRATADTLDQIRRNLGLDRPVLVQYWRFAGRLMRGDLGDSYINGVPVTTLIGQRLPTTLCLVAGAAVLWFAGGVLLGVLSATRARGLGDRAVTVFVLIGLSTPPFVMALALLHVFSAGLGGGAVHLFEAGPPLQEHFLRRMVLPWFALAFLMIATYTRLTRGAMLDVLGEDYVRTARAKGLPERRVVGRHGLRTALAPVVTQLGIDLGALIGSTIVTEKVFGLQGMGQLVYQSIALGDTPVIIGVTLLVTSFVVVANLLVDIGYSVLDPRVRLR encoded by the coding sequence GTGGCGCGGTTCGCCCTCCGCCGCCTGCTCTACGCGGTCGTGGTGCTGTGGCTGGCGGCCACGCTGGTCTTCGTGTTCCTGCACGTCTCGCCCGTGCCGGTGGAGCGCGTCATCGGCGGGCCGCGCGCCACCGCCGACACCCTCGACCAGATCCGCCGCAACCTCGGGCTGGACCGTCCCGTCCTCGTCCAGTACTGGCGGTTCGCCGGACGGCTGATGCGCGGCGACCTCGGCGACTCCTACATCAACGGCGTGCCGGTCACCACCCTGATCGGCCAGCGCCTCCCCACGACGCTGTGCCTGGTGGCGGGCGCCGCCGTCCTGTGGTTCGCCGGCGGCGTGCTGCTCGGCGTCCTCAGCGCGACGAGGGCGCGCGGCCTGGGGGACAGGGCGGTGACCGTGTTCGTGCTGATCGGCCTGTCCACCCCGCCGTTCGTGATGGCCCTCGCGCTGCTGCACGTGTTCTCCGCCGGGCTCGGCGGGGGCGCCGTCCACCTCTTCGAGGCGGGGCCCCCGCTGCAGGAGCACTTCCTGCGGCGGATGGTCCTGCCGTGGTTCGCGCTGGCGTTCCTCATGATCGCCACCTACACGCGCCTCACCCGCGGGGCGATGCTGGACGTGCTCGGCGAGGACTACGTGCGGACGGCGCGGGCCAAGGGCCTGCCGGAACGCCGCGTGGTCGGCCGGCACGGGCTGCGGACCGCGCTGGCCCCCGTCGTCACCCAGCTCGGCATCGACCTCGGCGCGCTGATCGGCTCGACGATCGTCACCGAGAAGGTGTTCGGGCTGCAGGGCATGGGGCAGCTGGTCTACCAGTCCATCGCGCTCGGCGACACACCGGTCATCATCGGGGTGACGCTGCTGGTGACGTCGTTCGTCGTCGTCGCGAACCTGCTGGTCGACATCGGCTACTCGGTGCTGGACCCGCGCGTCCGGCTCCGCTGA
- a CDS encoding ABC transporter permease: MSSYAEVETRRPRTAPDEALPVDGRTPCQLAWTRFRRDRLAVAALAVLALILAFAALAPLWARLTGHPYDATFPGTGLDAGGQPRGPGARFPLGADQLGRDVLVRAAYGARISLAVGVLAALIASAAGTAVGTLAGFAGGALDTLLARLMDMMLALPYLLVAIVLATTFQITSITASLTMTILIIAFFSFAAVARVIRGQVIMLRRREFIEAARALGASDVRIMFGEVLPNLSAHVTVLTSLLVPASIVFEATLSFLGVGVRPPMPSWGSMLGEGGDAFQSAWWLLAVPGVLLLATTLAFNLLGEGIRDAFDPRGDRAPGGR; the protein is encoded by the coding sequence ATGAGCAGCTACGCCGAGGTGGAGACCCGCAGGCCGAGGACGGCGCCGGACGAGGCCCTGCCCGTGGACGGCCGCACCCCCTGCCAGCTCGCCTGGACGCGGTTCCGCCGCGACCGGCTCGCGGTCGCGGCGCTCGCCGTCCTCGCGCTGATCCTCGCGTTCGCGGCGCTGGCGCCGCTGTGGGCGCGGCTGACCGGCCACCCCTACGACGCGACCTTCCCCGGCACCGGCCTGGACGCCGGAGGGCAGCCGCGCGGGCCGGGCGCGCGGTTCCCGCTCGGCGCCGACCAGCTCGGCCGCGACGTCCTGGTCCGCGCCGCCTACGGGGCACGGATCTCCCTGGCCGTCGGGGTCCTCGCGGCCCTGATCGCCTCCGCCGCCGGGACCGCGGTCGGGACGCTCGCCGGGTTCGCGGGCGGCGCCCTGGACACCCTGCTCGCCCGGCTCATGGACATGATGCTCGCCCTGCCGTACCTGCTGGTGGCCATCGTGCTGGCGACCACCTTCCAGATCACCTCGATCACCGCCAGCCTGACCATGACGATCCTGATCATCGCGTTCTTCTCGTTCGCCGCGGTCGCCCGCGTCATCCGCGGTCAGGTGATCATGCTCAGGCGGCGGGAGTTCATCGAGGCGGCCCGCGCCCTCGGCGCCTCCGACGTCAGGATCATGTTCGGCGAGGTCCTGCCGAACCTGTCCGCGCACGTCACCGTGCTGACCTCGCTGCTGGTCCCGGCCTCGATCGTGTTCGAGGCGACGCTGTCGTTCCTCGGCGTCGGGGTGCGCCCGCCGATGCCGAGCTGGGGGTCGATGCTCGGCGAGGGCGGCGACGCGTTCCAGTCGGCCTGGTGGCTGCTGGCCGTCCCGGGCGTCCTGCTGCTGGCGACCACGCTGGCGTTCAACCTGCTCGGCGAGGGCATCCGCGACGCCTTCGACCCGCGCGGCGACCGCGCGCCCGGGGGGCGGTGA
- a CDS encoding NRDE family protein yields the protein MCTAIISVDPSSPVPVLLAGVRDEFTARAWEAPGRHWPDRPGLVGGRDLRAGGTWLAVDPAAPRAAVVLNGRGAMAPEAGRASRGELPLRVAADGKLGRPDLAAFDPFHLVGAEPDRVRLWSWDGTALTERGLGPGLHMIVNSGLEGEGQLEGETEDAYMAARLAHFRPLLAAAPRPEPRLEDPVERAWGAWLPLVDGDGLPRADHRALLPLLDLGDGRVWGTTSVSLVALGPTGVRYDFSAVPGDPRAWTRVR from the coding sequence ATGTGCACGGCGATCATCAGTGTCGACCCGTCCTCTCCGGTCCCGGTGCTCCTCGCGGGCGTGCGGGACGAGTTCACCGCCCGCGCATGGGAGGCCCCCGGCCGGCACTGGCCGGACCGCCCCGGCCTCGTCGGCGGCCGCGACCTGCGCGCGGGCGGCACCTGGCTGGCGGTTGACCCCGCCGCGCCGCGGGCCGCCGTCGTGCTGAACGGCCGCGGCGCGATGGCGCCCGAGGCGGGCCGCGCCTCGCGCGGGGAGCTGCCGCTGCGGGTCGCCGCCGACGGCAAGCTCGGCCGGCCGGACCTCGCCGCGTTCGACCCCTTCCACCTCGTCGGCGCCGAACCCGACCGGGTGCGGCTGTGGAGCTGGGACGGCACGGCACTCACCGAGCGCGGGCTCGGCCCCGGCCTGCACATGATCGTCAACAGCGGGCTGGAGGGGGAGGGCCAACTGGAGGGCGAGACCGAGGACGCCTACATGGCGGCGCGGCTCGCGCACTTCCGGCCGCTTCTGGCCGCCGCGCCGCGCCCGGAGCCGCGCCTTGAGGACCCGGTGGAGCGGGCCTGGGGCGCGTGGCTGCCGCTGGTGGACGGCGACGGCCTGCCCCGCGCCGACCACCGCGCCCTGCTTCCCCTGCTCGACCTGGGCGACGGCCGCGTGTGGGGCACCACCTCCGTCAGCCTCGTCGCCCTCGGGCCGACCGGCGTCCGGTACGACTTCTCCGCCGTCCCCGGGGACCCGCGCGCCTGGACGCGCGTGCGCTGA
- a CDS encoding SCO1664 family protein has translation MTQSSRGRAPAGDAGGRGEAGRAVSPRDAAAAERLLSAGRLAVEGRLVQASNATLYCAIEHDGVSANCVYKPVAGERPLWDFPDGTLAEREVAAYEVSKAMGWGTVPPTVHRDGPYGPGMVQLWVEPDPEVDLVGLSRSDDEAVRRMSVFDAVVNNADRKIGHLLPPGDGHVYGCDHGVCFSVEYKLRTVLWQWRGKPLTPEAVEALGRVDADLRGGALGSRLAELLTAEEVDATRRRVELMLKHRIHPYPPEDWPAIPWPPL, from the coding sequence ATGACGCAGTCCTCCCGGGGCCGGGCGCCCGCCGGCGACGCAGGCGGGCGGGGCGAGGCCGGGCGCGCGGTGTCGCCGCGCGACGCCGCCGCCGCCGAGCGGCTGCTGTCCGCCGGGCGCCTCGCCGTGGAGGGCCGCCTCGTCCAGGCGTCCAACGCCACCCTCTACTGCGCGATCGAGCACGACGGGGTGTCGGCCAACTGCGTCTACAAGCCGGTCGCGGGGGAGCGGCCCCTGTGGGACTTCCCCGACGGGACCCTCGCCGAGCGGGAGGTCGCCGCCTACGAGGTCTCCAAGGCGATGGGCTGGGGCACCGTCCCGCCCACCGTCCACCGCGACGGCCCCTACGGGCCCGGCATGGTGCAGCTGTGGGTGGAGCCCGATCCCGAGGTCGACCTGGTCGGCCTGTCGCGCTCCGACGACGAGGCCGTCCGCCGGATGTCGGTCTTCGACGCCGTCGTCAACAACGCCGACCGCAAGATCGGCCACCTGCTGCCGCCCGGCGACGGCCACGTGTACGGCTGCGACCACGGCGTCTGCTTCTCCGTCGAGTACAAGCTGCGCACCGTCCTGTGGCAGTGGCGCGGCAAGCCCCTCACCCCCGAGGCCGTCGAGGCGCTCGGCCGGGTCGACGCGGATCTGCGCGGCGGCGCCCTCGGCTCGCGGCTCGCGGAGCTGCTCACCGCCGAGGAGGTCGACGCCACCCGGCGCCGCGTCGAGCTGATGCTCAAGCACCGCATCCACCCCTACCCGCCCGAGGACTGGCCCGCCATCCCCTGGCCGCCGCTGTAG
- a CDS encoding DUF3090 domain-containing protein, translating into MPVISYDLPERFVAGAVGRPGDRAFYLQARSGRRVTSVGLEKFQVTLLAERLEELLDEVLRRSGGDADVPAVAPSELKDDGPLDQPVEEEFKVGTMALAWDPDDEQVVIEAQEVTESDEEPEVGEDDPAVAVLRVRISAAQARAFAERALQVVAAGRPPCPLCGLPLDSEGHVCPRQNGYLG; encoded by the coding sequence ATGCCCGTCATCTCCTACGATCTGCCGGAGCGCTTCGTCGCCGGCGCCGTCGGGCGTCCCGGCGACCGCGCGTTCTACCTGCAGGCGCGTTCCGGCCGCCGCGTCACCAGCGTGGGCCTGGAGAAGTTCCAGGTGACGCTGCTGGCCGAGCGGCTCGAGGAGCTGCTGGACGAGGTCCTGCGGCGCAGCGGCGGGGACGCCGACGTGCCCGCGGTCGCCCCGTCCGAGCTCAAGGACGACGGCCCCCTCGACCAGCCCGTCGAGGAGGAGTTCAAGGTCGGCACGATGGCGCTGGCCTGGGACCCCGACGACGAGCAGGTGGTCATCGAGGCGCAGGAGGTCACCGAGTCCGACGAGGAGCCCGAGGTCGGCGAGGACGACCCCGCCGTCGCGGTGCTGCGGGTGCGGATCAGCGCGGCGCAGGCCCGCGCGTTCGCCGAGCGCGCCCTGCAGGTGGTCGCGGCGGGACGGCCGCCGTGCCCGCTGTGCGGCCTGCCGCTCGACAGCGAGGGGCACGTGTGCCCCCGCCAGAACGGATACCTCGGCTGA
- a CDS encoding MSMEG_4193 family putative phosphomutase: MTTLLLVRHGLTAMTGPVLAGWTPGVRLDERGRAQAAALAARLAPLPLSAVVSSPLERCVETAEAVTAGRAEPVEKIETDDRFGEVHYGDWTGRPLKELAEEPLWRVVQAHPSAARFPGEAGEALADAQHRAVTAVRDWNERIAAAHGSGALYAVCSHGDIIKSIVADALGLHLDQFQRIQADPASLTVIRYTETRPFVVRLNDTGGDVAGLVPEPPEERSGKDGLGSSDAAVGGGA, encoded by the coding sequence GTGACGACGCTTCTGCTGGTTCGGCATGGCCTGACCGCCATGACCGGCCCCGTGCTGGCCGGATGGACGCCCGGAGTGCGCCTGGACGAGCGCGGCCGCGCGCAGGCGGCGGCGCTCGCCGCCCGCCTGGCGCCCCTGCCGCTCTCCGCAGTCGTGTCCAGCCCCCTCGAACGCTGCGTCGAGACGGCCGAGGCCGTCACCGCGGGGCGCGCCGAGCCCGTCGAGAAGATCGAGACCGACGACCGTTTCGGCGAGGTCCACTACGGGGACTGGACGGGCCGCCCCCTCAAGGAGCTGGCGGAGGAGCCGCTCTGGCGCGTCGTGCAGGCCCATCCGAGCGCCGCCCGGTTCCCCGGCGAGGCGGGGGAGGCGCTGGCGGACGCGCAGCACCGCGCCGTCACGGCCGTCCGCGACTGGAACGAGCGGATCGCCGCCGCCCACGGATCCGGAGCGCTCTACGCGGTGTGCAGCCACGGCGACATCATCAAGTCGATCGTCGCCGACGCCCTCGGCCTGCACCTGGACCAGTTCCAGCGCATCCAGGCCGACCCGGCGTCGCTCACCGTGATCCGCTACACGGAGACGCGCCCGTTCGTCGTCCGGCTCAACGACACCGGAGGCGATGTCGCCGGGTTGGTCCCGGAACCGCCGGAGGAACGTTCCGGGAAAGACGGACTCGGGTCGAGTGACGCGGCCGTGGGCGGCGGCGCGTAG
- the corA gene encoding magnesium/cobalt transporter CorA, producing the protein MIVDKAIYAGGKRRDIEGDISDAFDLAREDGECFLWIGLFEPDEDEFELVKDELNLHPLAAEDAVSAHQRPKMERYDDTLFVVLKTLAYIDKTSDIEVGEIMVFLGRDFVVTVRHGAGNPLGPVRKRLEDSPELLGHGATAVLYAVCDEVVDRYGVVAHEVEVDIIGLERAVFDPNARDVTADIYSLKREVLEFRSAEDPLVPVLQEIVKGRVAECGSTREYFRDVLDHLLRVDGQVDSHNELLNSVLTAHLALLGKRQNEDMRKISAWAAIIAVPTAIAGIYGMNFDHMPELHWTFGYPLVVAVMAVVCVLLFRRLRRSGWL; encoded by the coding sequence GTGATCGTCGACAAGGCCATCTACGCCGGCGGGAAGCGCCGCGACATCGAGGGCGACATCAGCGACGCCTTCGACCTCGCCCGCGAGGACGGCGAGTGCTTCCTGTGGATCGGCCTCTTCGAGCCCGACGAGGACGAGTTCGAGCTGGTCAAGGACGAGCTGAACCTGCATCCCCTGGCCGCCGAGGACGCGGTGTCCGCGCACCAGCGGCCCAAGATGGAACGCTACGACGACACGCTGTTCGTGGTGCTGAAGACGCTCGCCTACATCGACAAGACCTCCGACATCGAGGTCGGCGAGATCATGGTCTTCCTCGGCCGCGACTTCGTGGTGACCGTCCGGCACGGCGCCGGCAACCCGCTCGGGCCCGTCCGCAAGCGGCTGGAGGACTCGCCGGAGCTGCTCGGGCACGGCGCCACGGCCGTCCTCTACGCGGTGTGCGACGAGGTCGTCGACCGGTACGGCGTCGTCGCCCACGAGGTCGAGGTCGACATCATCGGGCTGGAGCGGGCCGTGTTCGACCCGAACGCCCGGGACGTCACCGCCGACATCTACTCGCTCAAGCGGGAGGTGCTGGAGTTCCGCAGCGCCGAGGACCCGCTCGTCCCCGTGCTGCAGGAGATCGTGAAGGGGCGCGTCGCCGAGTGCGGCTCCACCCGGGAGTACTTCCGCGACGTCCTGGACCACCTGCTGCGCGTCGACGGGCAGGTGGACTCCCACAACGAGCTGCTCAACAGCGTGCTGACCGCGCACCTGGCGCTGCTCGGCAAGCGGCAGAACGAGGACATGCGCAAGATCTCCGCGTGGGCCGCGATCATCGCCGTGCCCACCGCGATCGCCGGGATCTACGGCATGAACTTCGACCACATGCCCGAGCTGCACTGGACGTTCGGGTACCCGCTGGTCGTCGCCGTGATGGCCGTCGTGTGCGTGCTCCTGTTCCGCCGCCTGCGCAGGAGCGGCTGGCTCTAG
- a CDS encoding aldo/keto reductase, with translation MKERHLGRSGLLVSRLGLGTMTWGQDTAPDEAAAQLIAFVEAGGTLVDTADVYSDGDSERILGHLLRELVDRDDLVVATKAAIRPNGRYDGSRRHLLRALDASLDRMDLDHVDLWQLHVYDPNTPLEETLSALDEAVSSGRARYVGVSNYAGWQVAKAAAWQRAWPGRAPVVSAQLEYSLLRRDIEREVVPAALDAGAGLLPWSPLGRGVLTGKYRTGIPAGSRAAAPHFAEFVQPYLDEECARIVESVVTAAEGLGRSPLAVALAWVRDREGVAAPIVGARTAAQLGAILESEEVTLPHEIRGALDDVSDLSDTTSHP, from the coding sequence ATGAAGGAGCGTCACCTCGGGCGGAGCGGGCTGCTGGTGTCCCGGCTGGGACTCGGCACCATGACCTGGGGCCAGGACACCGCCCCGGACGAGGCGGCCGCGCAGCTCATCGCCTTCGTGGAGGCCGGGGGCACCCTGGTCGACACCGCCGACGTCTACAGCGACGGCGACAGCGAGCGCATCCTCGGCCACCTGCTGCGCGAACTGGTCGACCGCGACGACCTCGTCGTCGCGACCAAGGCCGCGATCCGGCCGAACGGACGCTACGACGGCTCGCGCCGGCACCTGCTGCGCGCCCTCGACGCCTCCCTCGACCGCATGGACCTCGACCACGTCGACCTGTGGCAGCTGCACGTCTACGACCCGAACACGCCGCTGGAGGAGACGCTCTCGGCGCTGGACGAGGCGGTCTCCTCGGGCCGGGCCCGGTACGTCGGGGTCTCCAACTACGCGGGCTGGCAGGTCGCCAAGGCCGCCGCTTGGCAGCGGGCCTGGCCGGGCCGCGCGCCCGTGGTGTCCGCGCAACTGGAGTACTCGCTGCTGCGCCGCGACATCGAGCGGGAGGTCGTGCCCGCGGCGCTGGACGCCGGGGCGGGCCTGCTGCCGTGGTCGCCGCTCGGCCGCGGCGTCCTCACCGGCAAGTACCGCACCGGCATTCCCGCCGGGTCGCGCGCCGCCGCGCCGCACTTCGCCGAGTTCGTCCAGCCGTACCTGGACGAGGAGTGCGCCCGCATCGTGGAGTCCGTGGTGACCGCCGCCGAGGGCCTCGGGCGCTCCCCGCTCGCCGTGGCGCTCGCGTGGGTCCGCGACCGGGAGGGCGTCGCCGCGCCGATCGTCGGCGCGCGGACCGCGGCGCAGCTCGGCGCGATCCTGGAGAGCGAGGAGGTCACGCTGCCGCACGAGATCCGCGGGGCGCTGGACGACGTCTCCGATCTCTCCGACACGACCTCCCACCCGTGA
- a CDS encoding helix-hairpin-helix domain-containing protein, which translates to MTDTPDQTPTPAERKARAEAAMRAAEAAAGALDGPDASKPAPAPPPPEPAGSPEEGLRALGGLFAETGVPAALASRAVARLGPGAAGRLRDDPWRLLSVPGVQPGQADHFARALLGEDARPDDPRRGGALVLHLLTEAARQGHTVTPAADVLSALERLRFPDPRRAVEAALDEAEVLSLTEEPEFDEETFEEDAEPPEPEETLGPARWALAEEAAAEGFQRLTLTAAPLLDDAALKGLRDGLPEDRSLALTAALRTGVSILSGAPDDVARMVAEIASAAASQGVRTAVAAPTDRAAADLAAAGPGGAAEGLAVTSLHRLLEPREDPSAAPGAVVYGRGEQRPFDLDLVIVTDGAALDVELCAVLAEACPDGAHLVLCREQGAPPPAGPGRPLDDLEASETVPVVTLDAEPPSGPLGALTEAVRGGELAAVDAPGREVVIVPAEDAGEAVHRAVQLVADSIPRALGIPVEDVQVVAPAAGGDAGAGALNAALKARLNPGPGAFGGMDPGDRVVVAAPLPQAPLGETGVVTGGGPHGLEVDFPGGAAVVAPAEASRLRHGWAVPVALARGTRRPAVVAVLAADGLSRPLVATAFGLARRHLSVVQAAGPALARAVREDGAPVRRTRLARLVAP; encoded by the coding sequence GTGACCGACACCCCTGACCAGACCCCCACCCCCGCCGAGCGCAAGGCGCGCGCCGAGGCCGCCATGCGCGCGGCCGAGGCCGCCGCCGGCGCGCTCGACGGGCCGGACGCCTCCAAGCCCGCGCCGGCGCCGCCGCCGCCCGAGCCCGCCGGGAGCCCGGAGGAGGGCCTGCGCGCCCTCGGCGGGCTGTTCGCCGAGACGGGCGTGCCCGCCGCGCTCGCCTCCCGCGCCGTGGCGCGGCTCGGGCCCGGCGCCGCCGGGCGGCTGCGCGACGACCCGTGGCGCCTGCTGAGCGTCCCCGGCGTCCAGCCCGGTCAGGCCGACCATTTCGCCCGTGCCCTGCTCGGCGAGGACGCCCGTCCCGACGACCCCCGCCGCGGCGGGGCCCTCGTCCTGCACCTGCTGACGGAGGCGGCCCGCCAGGGCCACACGGTCACGCCCGCCGCCGACGTGCTGTCCGCGTTGGAGCGCCTGCGCTTCCCCGATCCGCGGCGCGCCGTCGAGGCGGCGCTGGACGAGGCGGAGGTCCTGTCCCTCACCGAGGAGCCCGAGTTCGACGAGGAGACCTTCGAGGAGGACGCGGAGCCGCCGGAGCCGGAGGAGACGCTCGGCCCGGCGCGGTGGGCGCTCGCGGAGGAGGCGGCGGCCGAGGGGTTCCAGCGCCTGACGCTCACCGCCGCGCCGCTGCTGGACGACGCGGCTCTGAAGGGCCTGCGCGACGGGCTCCCCGAAGACCGCTCGCTGGCCCTCACCGCCGCGCTGCGCACCGGTGTGAGCATCCTGAGCGGCGCGCCGGACGACGTCGCGCGCATGGTCGCCGAGATCGCCTCGGCCGCGGCGTCGCAGGGCGTCCGCACGGCCGTGGCGGCGCCCACCGACCGCGCCGCCGCCGATCTGGCGGCCGCCGGCCCCGGCGGGGCGGCGGAGGGCCTCGCGGTCACCAGCCTGCACCGGCTGCTGGAGCCGCGCGAGGACCCGTCGGCCGCGCCCGGGGCCGTCGTCTACGGGCGCGGCGAGCAGCGGCCCTTCGACCTCGACCTGGTGATCGTGACGGACGGCGCGGCGCTCGACGTCGAACTGTGCGCGGTGCTGGCCGAGGCGTGCCCCGACGGCGCCCACCTCGTGCTGTGCCGCGAGCAGGGCGCCCCGCCGCCCGCCGGGCCCGGCCGGCCGCTGGACGACCTGGAGGCGTCGGAGACGGTGCCCGTCGTGACGCTGGACGCCGAGCCGCCGTCCGGCCCGCTCGGCGCGCTCACCGAGGCGGTGCGCGGCGGCGAACTGGCCGCCGTGGACGCCCCCGGCCGCGAGGTCGTCATCGTGCCCGCCGAGGACGCCGGCGAGGCGGTGCACCGGGCCGTCCAGCTCGTCGCCGACTCGATCCCCCGCGCCCTCGGCATCCCCGTGGAGGACGTCCAGGTCGTCGCCCCGGCGGCGGGCGGGGACGCGGGCGCGGGCGCCCTGAACGCCGCGCTGAAGGCCCGGCTGAACCCCGGCCCCGGCGCGTTCGGCGGCATGGACCCCGGCGACCGCGTGGTCGTCGCCGCGCCGCTCCCGCAGGCCCCGCTCGGCGAGACGGGCGTGGTGACCGGCGGCGGCCCGCACGGGCTGGAGGTCGACTTCCCGGGCGGCGCCGCGGTCGTCGCCCCGGCGGAGGCGTCCCGGCTGCGGCACGGCTGGGCGGTGCCGGTGGCGCTCGCGCGCGGAACGCGGCGTCCCGCCGTGGTCGCGGTCCTGGCCGCGGACGGCCTGTCGCGGCCGCTGGTGGCCACCGCGTTCGGGCTCGCGCGCCGCCACCTGTCCGTCGTGCAGGCGGCCGGACCCGCGCTGGCCAGGGCCGTCCGCGAGGACGGGGCTCCCGTGCGGCGCACGAGGCTCGCGCGGCTGGTGGCCCCGTGA
- the fabI gene encoding enoyl-ACP reductase FabI, with protein MGILEGKRILVTGVLTDASIGFHVARIAQEQGAEVVLTAYPRPTLTQRTAKRLPSGPDDPPPVLELDVTDADQLGALAGNLRDSGFDRLDGVMHAIAFAPQTALGGNFLETPWEDVATAVHASAYSLKSLTMACLPLMKDGGSVVGLDFDATKAWPVYDWMGVAKAGLESCARYLAKYLGPQGIRVNLVAAGPLATMAAKSIPGFEGMTDMWPKAAPLGWDIKDSEPTARACAALLSDWFPATTGEIVHVDGGLHSIGGASA; from the coding sequence ATGGGAATCCTCGAAGGCAAGCGCATCCTCGTCACCGGCGTCCTCACCGACGCCTCCATCGGCTTCCACGTCGCGCGGATCGCGCAGGAGCAGGGCGCCGAGGTGGTGCTGACCGCCTACCCGCGGCCGACGCTCACGCAGCGGACCGCCAAGCGGCTGCCGTCCGGCCCCGACGACCCGCCGCCGGTGCTGGAGCTCGACGTGACCGACGCCGACCAGCTGGGCGCCCTCGCCGGGAATTTGCGCGACAGCGGCTTCGACCGCCTCGACGGCGTGATGCACGCGATCGCCTTCGCGCCGCAGACCGCGCTCGGCGGGAACTTCCTGGAGACGCCGTGGGAGGACGTCGCCACCGCCGTGCACGCCTCGGCGTACTCGCTGAAGTCGCTGACGATGGCGTGCCTGCCGCTGATGAAGGACGGCGGCTCGGTCGTCGGCCTCGACTTCGACGCCACCAAGGCGTGGCCGGTGTACGACTGGATGGGCGTGGCCAAGGCCGGCCTGGAGTCGTGCGCCCGCTACCTGGCCAAGTACCTGGGCCCGCAGGGCATCCGGGTGAACCTCGTCGCGGCGGGCCCGCTCGCGACGATGGCGGCCAAGAGCATCCCCGGCTTCGAGGGCATGACCGACATGTGGCCGAAGGCGGCCCCGCTCGGCTGGGACATCAAGGACAGCGAGCCCACCGCCCGCGCCTGCGCGGCCCTGCTGTCGGACTGGTTCCCCGCGACGACGGGCGAGATCGTCCACGTCGACGGCGGTCTGCACTCCATCGGCGGCGCGTCCGCGTGA